Genomic segment of Candidatus Planktophila sp.:
CTATATTCCACAGATAGACGTTGTTAAGTAGCACTTAGTGAAAGTGATTGAGCAAGGGCTCATCAATGCAGGTATCGCACCGATTGCAGGTGTAGATGAGGCAGGACGCGGAGCATGTGCGGGTCCACTCGTTATCGCTGCAGTAATTTTGAATGATCCATTTGCACCAGAGTTATCTGCAGTTCGAGATTCAAAAGAGATATCAGAGAGTAAACGCGAAGAGTTGTTCGACGTCATTACCACCATCGCAGCATCGATAAGTGTTGTGATAGTTCCGGCAAGTGAAATCGATAAGCGCGGAGTCCATACAGCAAATCTCGATGGAATGCGACGTGCCGTTCATGGTTTAGATCAACCACCCGCATATGTTTTAACCGATGGTTATGCAATCGATGGACTTGCAGTACCGAACTTAGCGGTATGGAAAGGCGATCAAGTCGTCGTATCAATTGGTGCTGCATCCATCGTCGCAAAAGTGACGAGAGATCGCATTATGCGTGAAATGGACTTGGCATTTCCGAACTATGGATTTGCCAGTCACAAGGGCTATATCACGGCCGCTCACACTGCCGCCCTCAATACCCATGGGGTGTGTATGGAACATCGCCGTTCTTTTTCAAATATTGCAGCCCTCATCCACAAGTAAATCTTCACTGAGTAGTTTTGTCAGGGTGAGTATTTATCGTCACCGGTTATGCAAACAAAAAATAATCAACGCACAGGCGCTTTTGGTGAAGAAGTTGTTACTCAGTATTTAACCGCTAAAAACGCCGAAATCATTGAGCGTAACTGGCGAATTCGCGAGGGTGAGATCGACATTATCGCGCTTCAACCATCGGGAGTATTTGCCTTCGTAGAGGTTAAGACTCGTTCCTCTTTGGCTTTTGGCCACCCATTTGAGGCGATTAATCGCGAAAAGGCCCATCGCATGCAGCGCTTAGCCCTTGGCTGGCTAGCAACACATGGCTGTTTAGGGTGCGAATACC
This window contains:
- a CDS encoding ribonuclease HII is translated as MKVIEQGLINAGIAPIAGVDEAGRGACAGPLVIAAVILNDPFAPELSAVRDSKEISESKREELFDVITTIAASISVVIVPASEIDKRGVHTANLDGMRRAVHGLDQPPAYVLTDGYAIDGLAVPNLAVWKGDQVVVSIGAASIVAKVTRDRIMREMDLAFPNYGFASHKGYITAAHTAALNTHGVCMEHRRSFSNIAALIHK
- a CDS encoding YraN family protein; translation: MQTKNNQRTGAFGEEVVTQYLTAKNAEIIERNWRIREGEIDIIALQPSGVFAFVEVKTRSSLAFGHPFEAINREKAHRMQRLALGWLATHGCLGCEYQIDVAAVLIAPDGSHSIEYRANLL